The following proteins are co-located in the Spinactinospora alkalitolerans genome:
- a CDS encoding energy-coupling factor transporter transmembrane component T family protein: protein MSAAASGRPAPTGSGDQLTLTVGEDGGARYWLLRRNPAAKLIAALLLSLGLIPAVDPVTGGIVLGGVLLLVPFSGVNRRMLLVLGVPFLFMGLSTGAVNLLYGEEGPLGALGATARLLAIALPGILAAMSSDPTEMADALVQKLRVPERPAMGVLAALRLIPLLAGQWRTITLARRARGLEAGRNPVAAVGIFFGRLFALLVRSIRTGTLLAMAMDARAFGSGPRTHARESVWRASDTWLIAAAAALLCAAHAVSHRLGTWELLFG, encoded by the coding sequence ATGAGCGCCGCGGCATCCGGCCGACCGGCCCCGACCGGCTCCGGTGACCAACTGACCCTCACCGTCGGCGAGGACGGGGGAGCGCGATACTGGCTGCTTCGTCGCAACCCCGCGGCCAAGCTCATCGCCGCGCTCCTGCTGTCGCTGGGGCTGATTCCCGCGGTGGACCCGGTGACCGGGGGGATCGTGCTCGGCGGCGTCCTGCTCCTGGTGCCGTTCAGCGGGGTCAACCGCAGGATGCTGCTCGTGCTGGGGGTGCCGTTCCTGTTCATGGGCCTGTCCACCGGGGCGGTGAACCTGCTGTACGGCGAGGAGGGGCCCTTGGGCGCCCTTGGCGCGACCGCGCGGCTCCTGGCCATCGCGCTGCCCGGCATCCTCGCCGCGATGAGCAGCGACCCCACCGAGATGGCCGACGCCCTCGTGCAGAAGCTCAGGGTGCCCGAGCGGCCCGCCATGGGTGTGCTGGCCGCATTGCGGCTGATCCCGCTGCTGGCCGGGCAGTGGCGCACCATCACGCTGGCCCGCAGGGCCCGCGGCCTGGAGGCCGGGCGCAACCCGGTCGCCGCCGTCGGGATCTTCTTCGGCCGGCTGTTCGCGCTGCTGGTCCGGTCCATCCGCACCGGCACGCTGCTCGCCATGGCGATGGACGCGCGGGCGTTCGGCTCGGGGCCGCGCACGCACGCGCGCGAGAGCGTCTGGCGCGCATCGGACACGTGGCTCATCGCGGCCGCCGCGGCCCTCCTGTGCGCGGCTCACGCCGTCTCCCACCGACTGGGCACCTGGGAGCTGCTGTTCGGGTGA
- a CDS encoding YbaK/EbsC family protein, translating into MWGLDTRPAADRTDLLAAPVASAVAAWKHATPVDRLLVAEIDPDRADTAAFCAAYGVPLEASANCVVIAAKRGGRTRFAACVLLATTRADVNGVVRKRLEARKASFAVQEEAVRETGMEYGGITPIGLPADWPILVDSAVAAAPDVVVGSGLRRSKLALPGAALAELPGAEVVEELARPV; encoded by the coding sequence ATGTGGGGACTCGACACCCGTCCCGCCGCCGACCGGACCGACCTGCTGGCCGCCCCGGTCGCGAGCGCCGTCGCCGCCTGGAAGCACGCGACACCGGTCGACCGGCTGCTGGTCGCCGAGATCGATCCGGACCGGGCCGACACCGCGGCCTTCTGCGCCGCCTACGGCGTTCCGTTGGAGGCTTCGGCGAACTGCGTGGTGATCGCGGCCAAGCGGGGCGGGCGGACCCGGTTCGCGGCGTGCGTGCTGCTGGCGACCACGCGCGCCGACGTCAACGGGGTCGTCCGCAAGCGGCTGGAGGCGCGCAAGGCCTCCTTCGCCGTCCAGGAGGAGGCGGTGCGCGAGACCGGCATGGAGTACGGCGGCATCACCCCGATCGGGCTGCCGGCGGACTGGCCGATCCTGGTCGACTCCGCCGTCGCGGCCGCCCCCGACGTCGTGGTCGGCAGCGGCCTGCGCCGGTCCAAGCTCGCCCTTCCGGGAGCCGCCTTGGCCGAGCTCCCCGGAGCCGAGGTCGTCGAGGAGCTGGCCCGACCGGTGTAG
- a CDS encoding enoyl-CoA hydratase/isomerase family protein, whose translation MGEFVRVETDQENPAVAVIRLDRPKMNALNAQVQAEIGAAAAQVGADDAVRAVVVYGGERVFAAGADIKEMADMTYARMAAHSKRLQDSFTAVAGIPKPVIAAITGYALGGGCELALCADFRVVADDAKLGQPEIQLGIIPGAGGTQRLPRLIGPARAKDIIYTGRHVAADEALAIGLADAVVPAGEVYSAAVAMAARYADGPAVALRAAKQAVDAGIEVDLDTGLEVERLQFSALFATEDQKTGMRSFVEQGPGKAKFEGR comes from the coding sequence GTGGGCGAGTTCGTTCGTGTGGAGACCGACCAGGAGAACCCGGCCGTGGCCGTCATCCGGCTGGACAGGCCGAAGATGAACGCGCTGAACGCCCAGGTCCAGGCGGAGATCGGTGCGGCGGCCGCGCAGGTGGGCGCCGACGACGCGGTGCGGGCCGTGGTCGTCTACGGGGGCGAGCGGGTCTTCGCCGCGGGCGCCGACATCAAGGAGATGGCGGACATGACCTACGCCCGGATGGCCGCGCACTCCAAGCGGCTGCAGGACTCCTTCACCGCCGTGGCCGGGATCCCCAAGCCCGTCATCGCCGCGATCACCGGCTACGCCCTCGGCGGCGGCTGCGAGCTCGCGCTGTGCGCCGACTTCCGGGTCGTCGCCGACGACGCCAAGCTGGGCCAGCCCGAGATCCAGCTCGGCATCATCCCCGGCGCGGGCGGTACCCAGCGCCTGCCCCGGCTGATCGGTCCGGCCAGGGCCAAGGACATCATCTACACCGGCAGGCACGTCGCCGCCGACGAGGCGCTGGCGATCGGCCTGGCCGACGCGGTCGTCCCCGCAGGGGAGGTCTACTCCGCGGCCGTGGCCATGGCCGCCCGCTACGCCGACGGCCCCGCGGTCGCGCTGCGTGCGGCCAAGCAGGCCGTCGACGCCGGGATCGAGGTCGACCTCGACACCGGCCTGGAGGTCGAGCGGCTGCAGTTCTCCGCGCTGTTCGCCACCGAGGACCAGAAGACCGGCATGCGCAGCTTCGTCGAGCAGGGGCCGGGCAAGGCGAAGTTCGAGGGGCGGTAG
- the glgP gene encoding alpha-glucan family phosphorylase, whose amino-acid sequence MKAIRRFTVRTVLPEELAPLGRLAANLRWAWHVPTREIFAAVDPDIWEAVDHDPLRLLGEVAGERLAELAADSGFRSRLNDVAADLDGYLAEPRWYQGLRGDPGDPGGQEPPAAIAYFSAEYGLTAAMPQYSGGLGILAGDHLKSASDLGVPVVGVGLLYRHGYFSQTLSPEGWQLEHYPEIDPRGLPMTQLQDRAGDPVRVVIDLPDRRRLVAHVWVVRVGRVPLLLLDACQEMNDPELRGVTDRLYGGGSEHRLRQELLLGVGGVRAVRAYCELTGHPAPEVFHMNEGHAGFLGLERVREYIAAEDLTFEQALEATRAGTVFTTHTPVPAGIDRFPRDLVERHFSGDSAIAGLPVDRAMALGAETYAGGDPNVFNMAVMGMRLAQRVNGVSRLHGAVSRRMFQGLWPGFDADDVPITSITNGVHARTWIAEEAQELAQRVVADSEEFTRPEGWRKVTGASELELWEMRRTLRERLVEDARKRLRRSWRQRGASEAELGWIDDVLDPDVLTIGFARRVPSYKRLTLMLRDTERLKSLLLHPERPVQIVIAGKAHPADEGGKRLIQDIVRFTDDPAVRHRIVFLPDYDMALARSLVQGSDVWLNNPLRPLEACGTSGMKVALNGGLNLSIRDGWWDEWFDGSNGWAIPTADGVGEPDRRDALEAAALYELFEDQVAPLFYDHDESGLPKRWLEMVKHTLVSLGPKVLANRMVRDYVELLYRPAAASSRLLTRRGDTAGVRELAAWKQRVRRAWPGVRIEHVEVAGVDDPPQVGGELKVRATLVLGDLDSADIRVEIAFGRINDSEELVEPSFAELAVASGEQQEGPLIRYTGSVPLERAGASGYTVRVLPKHPLLTDPAEMGLVVVPEPPGGMGNGMVLR is encoded by the coding sequence GTGAAGGCGATCCGTAGGTTCACCGTCCGTACCGTCCTGCCCGAAGAGCTCGCCCCGCTGGGCCGGCTCGCGGCCAACCTGCGTTGGGCGTGGCACGTCCCGACGCGGGAGATCTTCGCCGCGGTCGACCCCGACATCTGGGAGGCCGTCGACCACGACCCCCTCCGGCTGCTCGGGGAGGTCGCGGGCGAGCGGCTCGCCGAGCTCGCCGCCGACTCCGGATTCCGGTCCAGGTTGAACGACGTGGCCGCGGACCTCGACGGCTACCTGGCCGAACCGCGCTGGTACCAGGGGCTGCGCGGCGACCCGGGCGATCCGGGCGGGCAGGAGCCCCCCGCGGCCATCGCCTACTTCTCCGCCGAGTACGGTCTGACCGCCGCGATGCCGCAGTACTCCGGAGGACTCGGCATCCTCGCGGGGGACCACCTCAAGAGCGCCAGCGACCTGGGCGTGCCCGTCGTCGGCGTCGGCCTGCTCTACCGGCACGGCTACTTCTCCCAGACGCTGTCCCCGGAGGGCTGGCAGCTGGAGCACTACCCCGAGATCGATCCGCGCGGACTGCCGATGACGCAGTTGCAGGACCGCGCCGGCGACCCCGTGCGCGTCGTCATCGACCTGCCGGACCGGCGCAGGCTGGTGGCGCACGTCTGGGTCGTGCGGGTCGGCCGGGTCCCGCTGCTGCTGCTCGACGCCTGCCAGGAGATGAACGACCCCGAGCTGCGCGGCGTCACCGACCGGCTCTACGGCGGCGGAAGCGAGCACCGGCTGCGCCAGGAGCTGCTGCTGGGCGTCGGCGGCGTGCGCGCCGTGCGCGCCTACTGCGAGCTGACCGGGCACCCGGCCCCCGAGGTGTTCCACATGAACGAGGGGCACGCCGGCTTCCTCGGCCTGGAGCGCGTCCGCGAGTACATCGCGGCCGAGGACCTGACGTTCGAGCAGGCGCTGGAGGCCACCCGGGCCGGAACGGTGTTCACCACGCACACCCCCGTGCCCGCCGGGATCGACCGCTTCCCGCGCGACCTGGTCGAACGGCACTTCAGCGGCGACAGCGCCATCGCGGGGCTGCCGGTCGACCGCGCCATGGCGCTGGGCGCGGAGACCTACGCCGGCGGCGACCCGAACGTGTTCAACATGGCCGTCATGGGCATGCGGCTGGCCCAGCGGGTCAACGGCGTCAGCAGGCTGCACGGCGCGGTCAGCCGCAGGATGTTCCAGGGGCTGTGGCCGGGCTTCGACGCCGACGACGTGCCCATCACCTCGATCACCAACGGCGTGCACGCGCGGACCTGGATCGCCGAGGAGGCCCAGGAGCTGGCGCAGCGCGTCGTCGCCGACTCCGAGGAGTTCACCCGCCCCGAAGGCTGGCGCAAGGTGACCGGGGCCTCCGAGCTCGAACTGTGGGAGATGCGCCGCACCCTGCGGGAGCGGCTGGTCGAGGACGCGCGCAAGCGGCTGCGCCGGTCCTGGCGGCAGCGCGGCGCCAGCGAGGCCGAGCTGGGCTGGATCGACGACGTCCTCGACCCCGACGTGCTCACGATCGGCTTCGCCCGCAGGGTCCCCTCCTACAAGCGGCTCACCCTGATGCTGCGCGACACCGAGCGGCTGAAGTCGCTGCTGCTGCACCCGGAGCGGCCGGTCCAGATCGTCATCGCGGGCAAGGCCCACCCCGCCGACGAGGGGGGCAAGCGCCTCATCCAGGACATCGTGCGCTTCACCGACGACCCCGCCGTTCGGCACCGGATCGTGTTCCTGCCCGACTACGACATGGCGCTGGCGCGTTCGCTGGTGCAGGGCAGCGACGTCTGGCTGAACAACCCGCTGCGCCCGCTGGAGGCGTGCGGCACCTCCGGGATGAAGGTGGCGCTCAACGGGGGGCTGAACCTCTCCATCCGCGACGGCTGGTGGGACGAGTGGTTCGACGGGTCCAACGGCTGGGCCATCCCCACCGCCGACGGGGTGGGCGAACCGGACCGGCGCGACGCACTGGAGGCCGCCGCGCTGTACGAGCTGTTCGAGGACCAGGTCGCTCCGCTGTTCTACGACCACGACGAGTCCGGCCTGCCCAAGCGCTGGCTGGAGATGGTCAAGCACACCCTCGTCTCCCTCGGCCCGAAGGTGCTGGCGAACCGGATGGTGCGCGACTACGTGGAGCTGCTGTACCGGCCCGCCGCCGCCTCCTCCCGGCTGCTCACCAGGAGGGGGGACACGGCCGGGGTGCGCGAGCTGGCCGCGTGGAAGCAGCGGGTGCGGCGGGCCTGGCCCGGCGTGCGCATCGAGCACGTCGAGGTGGCCGGTGTGGACGACCCGCCGCAGGTCGGCGGCGAGTTGAAGGTGCGGGCCACGCTGGTGCTCGGCGACCTCGACTCCGCCGACATCCGCGTCGAGATCGCGTTCGGCCGGATCAACGACTCCGAGGAGCTGGTGGAGCCGTCCTTCGCCGAGCTCGCGGTGGCGTCGGGCGAGCAGCAGGAGGGCCCGCTGATCCGCTACACGGGCTCGGTCCCGCTGGAGCGCGCGGGCGCGAGCGGCTACACCGTGCGGGTGCTGCCCAAACATCCCCTGCTCACCGATCCGGCGGAGATGGGCCTGGTCGTGGTCCCCGAGCCACCGGGGGGCATGGGCAACGGCATGGTGCTGAGGTAG
- a CDS encoding ECF transporter S component, whose amino-acid sequence MSTESRFKTGPGPGYSVLNWRTVDIVVAAVIGVSIGVVFWLWGVLWTATEPLFVFFPPAQAVIYGMWMLPGVLGGLVIRKAGAALLTSVAAASVSILLGVPWGVSVIVSGVLQGLLPELVFLAFAYRRWNTGVAVLAGVAAGISPAIKDNITTYVTWPIEYQLAYAAIVLVSAGLIAGVGGRLLTTALARTDALAPFPSARG is encoded by the coding sequence ATGAGCACCGAATCCAGGTTCAAGACCGGGCCCGGGCCCGGGTACTCCGTCCTCAACTGGCGGACCGTGGACATCGTCGTCGCCGCCGTCATCGGCGTCAGCATCGGGGTCGTCTTCTGGCTGTGGGGCGTGCTGTGGACCGCCACCGAGCCGCTGTTCGTGTTCTTCCCGCCGGCCCAGGCCGTCATCTACGGCATGTGGATGCTGCCCGGCGTGCTGGGCGGCCTGGTCATCCGCAAGGCCGGCGCGGCCCTGCTCACCTCCGTCGCCGCGGCCTCCGTCTCGATCCTGCTCGGCGTCCCGTGGGGCGTCTCCGTCATCGTCTCCGGAGTGCTCCAGGGCCTGCTGCCCGAGCTGGTCTTCCTCGCCTTCGCCTACCGGCGCTGGAACACGGGCGTCGCCGTGCTCGCCGGCGTCGCCGCCGGGATCTCCCCGGCCATCAAGGACAACATCACCACCTACGTCACCTGGCCCATCGAGTACCAGCTCGCCTACGCCGCAATCGTTCTGGTCAGCGCCGGCCTCATCGCGGGCGTCGGCGGACGGCTGCTCACCACGGCCCTGGCCAGGACCGACGCGCTGGCCCCCTTCCCTTCGGCCCGGGGCTAG
- a CDS encoding ABC transporter ATP-binding protein yields MPTTNGAARAGGGRGARVELAGWGWRHSGRGTHALRGVDLTFEPGERVLLLGASGAGKSTLLHALAGLTGPDSAISGEQEGALLIDGEPAARRRDDTALVSQDPETQLVMARAGDDVAFGLENLGVAREEIWPRVDAALRQVGFPYGRDRSTAALSGGEKQRLVVAGALAMRPRLLLLDEPTANLDPAGAELVRGLIARLPATTEATLVLVEHRVAEVVDLVDRVVVVEPGGGVIADGTPRAVFAEHGRALAAQGVWIPGNEPDPALAPAPGGPVLIEAADCTARTPFEPGMRAAASRVVLDRVRADVAAGTATALTGPNGAGKSTLLMMLAGLSKPHAGAVRPRGSLAEADPRPLVRWPARRLARHVGTVFQHAEDQFVTATVRDELRFAPLRAGMGEAATAAWVDELLERLGLTGLADVHPYTLSGGEKRRLSVATALSSGPAHAPDVLVLDEPTFGQDTRTWTELVELLSALRAQGRAVLMATHDALLLRRFADARLRVSDGGVAPVRAPEATR; encoded by the coding sequence ATGCCCACGACGAACGGGGCCGCCCGCGCCGGGGGCGGCCGGGGAGCCCGCGTCGAACTCGCCGGATGGGGCTGGCGGCACTCCGGCCGCGGCACCCACGCGCTGCGCGGCGTCGACCTGACCTTCGAACCCGGCGAGCGCGTGCTGCTCCTGGGCGCCTCGGGCGCGGGCAAGAGCACCCTGCTGCACGCGCTGGCCGGGCTCACCGGGCCCGACAGCGCCATCAGCGGCGAGCAGGAGGGAGCCCTGCTCATCGACGGGGAGCCCGCGGCGCGGCGGCGCGACGACACCGCGCTGGTCAGCCAGGACCCCGAGACCCAGCTGGTGATGGCTCGCGCGGGCGACGACGTCGCCTTCGGCCTGGAGAACCTCGGGGTCGCCCGCGAGGAGATCTGGCCCCGCGTCGACGCGGCCCTGCGCCAGGTCGGCTTCCCCTACGGGCGGGACCGCTCCACCGCCGCGCTGTCGGGCGGCGAGAAGCAGCGCCTGGTCGTCGCGGGGGCCCTGGCCATGCGCCCCCGGCTGCTGCTGCTCGACGAGCCCACCGCCAACCTCGACCCCGCCGGGGCCGAACTCGTGCGCGGGCTCATCGCCCGACTGCCGGCCACCACCGAGGCCACCCTCGTCCTCGTGGAGCACCGGGTCGCCGAGGTGGTGGACCTCGTCGACCGGGTCGTTGTCGTCGAGCCGGGCGGCGGCGTGATCGCCGACGGCACCCCCCGCGCGGTCTTCGCCGAGCACGGCCGGGCGCTCGCGGCCCAAGGGGTGTGGATTCCCGGCAACGAGCCCGATCCGGCGCTGGCCCCGGCTCCCGGCGGGCCCGTTCTCATCGAGGCCGCGGACTGCACCGCGCGCACTCCGTTCGAACCGGGGATGCGCGCCGCCGCGTCGCGCGTCGTCCTGGACCGGGTGCGGGCCGACGTCGCCGCCGGTACCGCCACCGCCCTGACCGGCCCCAACGGCGCGGGCAAGTCCACGCTGCTGATGATGCTGGCCGGACTCAGCAAACCGCACGCCGGCGCGGTCCGGCCGCGCGGCTCGCTCGCCGAGGCCGACCCCCGGCCGCTGGTGCGCTGGCCCGCCCGGCGCCTCGCCCGGCACGTCGGCACGGTGTTCCAGCACGCCGAGGACCAGTTCGTCACCGCGACGGTGCGCGACGAGCTGCGGTTCGCGCCGCTGCGCGCCGGGATGGGCGAGGCGGCGACGGCCGCGTGGGTGGATGAGCTGCTGGAGCGGCTGGGCCTCACCGGGCTCGCCGACGTCCACCCCTACACGCTGTCGGGCGGGGAGAAGCGGCGGCTGTCGGTGGCCACCGCGCTCAGCTCCGGTCCCGCGCACGCCCCCGACGTCCTGGTCCTGGACGAGCCGACCTTCGGCCAGGACACCAGGACCTGGACCGAACTCGTCGAACTGCTGTCCGCGCTGCGTGCCCAGGGCCGCGCCGTCCTCATGGCCACGCACGACGCCCTGCTGCTGCGGCGCTTCGCCGACGCGCGACTCCGCGTCTCGGACGGCGGGGTCGCCCCCGTGCGGGCCCCGGAGGCCACCCGATGA